In Candidatus Pelagibacter ubique HIMB140, a single window of DNA contains:
- a CDS encoding extracellular solute-binding protein: MKKITLLALILFFFAKMSLAGEVNVFSARHYDSDIQLYEKFTNKTGIKVNVVSGKDKALQKRITEEGKDSKADLYITADAGRLGAFDEKGMFQNSMSAQIEASVPANFRSDNWTGIAKRARIIYYSPERVSSKDLKGITYESLSDSKWKGKIVIRKSNNIYNQSLVASLIKNNGKEQTLEWAKKLVSNFARNPKGNDRAQILAVAAGEADLAIANTYYYALMLSGQKGEDQKEATQKVLPYFPNQNDRGTHMNISGGGILKNSPNPENAKKLLEFLLTKEAQQHIVNNTFEYPMIEGVEPHHLIKKMGENFKQDLKTKVGDYKKNQADALEVMLTSGWK, encoded by the coding sequence ATGAAAAAAATAACATTATTAGCATTAATTTTATTTTTCTTTGCCAAAATGAGCTTAGCAGGTGAAGTAAATGTTTTTAGTGCAAGACATTACGACTCTGACATTCAGTTGTATGAAAAGTTTACTAATAAAACAGGTATAAAAGTTAACGTAGTTTCAGGTAAAGACAAAGCATTACAAAAAAGAATTACTGAAGAAGGAAAAGATTCTAAAGCTGATTTATATATTACAGCAGATGCCGGAAGACTAGGTGCATTTGACGAAAAAGGAATGTTTCAGAACTCTATGTCAGCGCAGATTGAAGCTTCAGTACCAGCAAACTTTAGATCTGATAATTGGACAGGTATCGCTAAAAGAGCAAGAATTATTTATTATTCACCAGAAAGAGTAAGTTCAAAAGATTTAAAAGGGATAACTTATGAAAGTTTGTCAGATTCAAAATGGAAAGGGAAAATTGTAATTAGAAAATCTAATAATATTTACAATCAATCTCTTGTTGCATCATTAATTAAAAATAATGGTAAAGAACAAACTTTAGAATGGGCAAAAAAATTAGTTTCAAATTTTGCAAGAAATCCTAAAGGAAATGATAGAGCTCAAATTTTAGCTGTTGCCGCTGGTGAAGCTGATTTAGCTATAGCAAACACTTATTATTATGCTTTGATGTTATCTGGTCAAAAAGGAGAAGACCAAAAAGAAGCTACTCAAAAGGTATTACCTTATTTCCCAAATCAAAATGATAGAGGGACTCATATGAACATAAGTGGTGGAGGTATTTTAAAAAATTCTCCTAATCCCGAAAATGCAAAAAAATTACTAGAATTTCTTTTAACAAAGGAAGCGCAACAACATATAGTAAACAATACATTTGAATATCCAATGATAGAAGGTGTTGAACCACACCATCTTATAAAAAAAATGGGTGAAAATTTTAAACAGGATTTAAAAACAAAAGTTGGAGACTATAAAAAAAATCAGGCTGATGCGTTAGAGGTAATGTTGACGTCCGGTTGGAAATAA